The proteins below are encoded in one region of Peribacillus muralis:
- a CDS encoding M20 family metallopeptidase, giving the protein MKHINRLSEIIEQKKETFIDVSDRIWNFAETRFEEYQSAELLCTTLENEGFTVERGVGNIETAFIGSFGSGKPVVAIMGEFDALSGMSQKKATARQEPILQGENGHGCGHNLLGTGSLAAAVAVKEFMEENSIEGTVRYYGCPGEEGGSGKAFMVREGLFEDVDFAFCWHPLDVNGIMTMDSLSNFQVYFKFKGKSSHAAASPHLGRSALDAVELMNVGVNYLREHIIQEARVHYAITNSGGVSPNVVQQDAEVLYLVRAPEVAQVQDIYLRVCNIARGAALMTGTEVEIVFDKACSNVIPNNVLESVMYKNFQELGIPQHDDSEKSLASSVRATLSEQERNSTINPFKNDQDEAMANWLEPFESPQAPLTGSSDVGDVSWIVPTAQCTTACFVLGSPLHSWQWVTLGSTSIAHKGMLHAGKVIAATAVEVLENPELIDQAKSELKERLQGKVYVSPIPEDVRPSVKR; this is encoded by the coding sequence ATGAAACATATAAATAGACTATCTGAAATCATTGAACAAAAAAAGGAAACATTCATTGACGTTAGTGACCGAATATGGAATTTTGCAGAAACCCGTTTTGAAGAATACCAATCGGCTGAATTACTATGCACGACTTTAGAAAACGAAGGTTTTACCGTTGAAAGAGGTGTCGGAAACATAGAAACTGCATTTATAGGCAGCTTTGGTAGCGGTAAACCTGTTGTGGCGATCATGGGAGAATTCGATGCGCTGTCAGGGATGAGCCAAAAAAAGGCGACAGCTAGGCAAGAACCTATCTTACAAGGTGAAAATGGCCATGGATGTGGCCACAATTTACTTGGTACCGGATCTTTAGCTGCTGCTGTCGCCGTGAAGGAATTTATGGAAGAGAATTCCATTGAAGGAACGGTCCGTTATTATGGCTGTCCTGGAGAAGAAGGCGGTTCTGGAAAAGCATTCATGGTCAGAGAAGGTTTATTCGAAGATGTCGATTTTGCCTTTTGCTGGCATCCTTTGGATGTTAACGGAATTATGACCATGGACTCCCTATCAAATTTCCAAGTATACTTCAAATTCAAAGGAAAAAGCTCACATGCGGCAGCTTCCCCACATTTGGGTCGAAGTGCATTGGATGCCGTAGAGCTCATGAATGTTGGCGTGAACTATCTAAGAGAGCATATTATCCAAGAAGCCAGAGTTCATTATGCCATAACGAATTCAGGTGGAGTATCTCCAAATGTCGTCCAGCAAGATGCAGAGGTTCTTTATTTAGTTCGAGCTCCAGAAGTTGCGCAAGTACAGGATATTTACTTAAGAGTTTGTAATATTGCTAGAGGAGCGGCGCTCATGACAGGAACCGAAGTGGAAATCGTATTCGATAAGGCCTGCTCGAATGTCATTCCGAATAATGTGTTGGAATCGGTCATGTATAAGAATTTTCAAGAATTAGGCATCCCTCAACACGACGACAGCGAAAAGAGCCTTGCAAGCTCAGTGCGTGCCACGTTATCGGAGCAAGAGAGGAATAGTACCATCAATCCGTTCAAAAATGACCAAGATGAGGCGATGGCGAATTGGTTAGAACCGTTCGAAAGCCCCCAAGCTCCATTGACGGGTTCTTCAGATGTAGGAGATGTTAGCTGGATCGTGCCTACCGCACAATGCACAACGGCTTGTTTTGTTCTCGGGTCCCCTTTGCATAGCTGGCAGTGGGTTACACTCGGATCAACCTCCATCGCCCATAAAGGCATGCTTCATGCCGGTAAGGTTATCGCCGCAACTGCAGTGGAAGTATTGGAGAATCCTGAATTGATCGACCAGGCAAAGTCTGAGCTAAAAGAACGATTGCAAGGGAAGGTCTATGTCTCCCCTATTCCGGAAGATGTAAGGCCATCCGTAAAAAGATGA
- a CDS encoding R2-like ligand-binding oxidase, with protein sequence MRKKLLTTSSKGLMEDSFPFQLYQKAKKYGIWNPQHINFSQDQEDWKTLSVKEKNWMLRLLAQFQGGEEAVTLDLLPLLRVVAEEGRLEEEMFLTTFLCDEAKHTEFFRLVLNAIGEKGDLSHLHSNSYRKIFYDILPETMERLWHEQTPEAIADAATVYNMFVEGVLAETGYKSFYDGLKTIGKMPGLIEGIDHLKKDESRHIAYGTFLLQRLICEHPHLFDRVVKKLEELAPLSISLNAEGVIGDGEKLKQYKSEIRKYSEKQLMVRIEILARAKGQKIEEIYRSTGAN encoded by the coding sequence GTGAGAAAGAAACTGTTGACGACGAGCTCGAAAGGTTTGATGGAAGATTCATTTCCGTTCCAGCTGTATCAAAAAGCAAAAAAATATGGAATTTGGAATCCTCAGCATATTAATTTTTCACAAGATCAAGAAGACTGGAAAACGTTATCAGTTAAAGAAAAGAATTGGATGTTAAGACTCCTCGCTCAATTCCAGGGAGGGGAAGAGGCGGTTACTCTTGATTTACTTCCATTGCTTCGGGTGGTTGCGGAAGAAGGCAGGCTGGAGGAAGAGATGTTCCTTACTACCTTTTTATGTGATGAAGCCAAACATACTGAATTCTTTCGGCTGGTTTTGAATGCCATTGGTGAAAAAGGAGATCTTTCGCACTTGCATTCCAATAGCTATCGTAAAATATTTTATGATATTCTCCCAGAAACAATGGAGCGTCTTTGGCATGAACAAACCCCCGAGGCAATAGCTGACGCAGCTACGGTGTATAATATGTTTGTAGAAGGAGTACTGGCTGAAACTGGATATAAATCATTTTACGATGGTCTGAAAACGATCGGTAAAATGCCAGGACTTATAGAGGGTATCGATCACTTGAAGAAAGATGAATCAAGACATATCGCTTACGGGACATTTTTACTTCAGCGCTTGATTTGTGAGCATCCCCATCTTTTTGATCGGGTGGTTAAGAAGCTCGAAGAATTGGCCCCTCTATCCATTTCCTTAAATGCCGAGGGAGTGATCGGTGATGGGGAAAAATTAAAGCAATACAAGTCTGAAATCAGGAAATACTCTGAGAAACAGCTGATGGTAAGAATTGAAATCCTTGCACGGGCGAAGGGACAGAAAATCGAAGAGATTTATCGATCTACAGGAGCGAACTGA
- a CDS encoding HAMP domain-containing sensor histidine kinase → MKNIKINDKLVIKFYVVIAISFLLALGMMMLISYFTLPLYLDHPTEINLKKYNLMLISLGILTFIASSLFLVRKKLIYLKHITENIEQIANGDLGLTIAVQGGDEIAQLAMNINSMSEELKSKFENERRLESSKNELITNVSHDLRTPLTSIIGYLELLRKGQYANKEQFQGYVDTIYGKSQRLKNLINELFEYTRLSSPDVRLNLRIVDLAWLIRQMFGEYIPLLEEKQLTIEESITEEDIPVLIDVEKMVRVYENLIMNAIKYSLKPSPFRIVLISDDSKAVLIVSNQIAAPPVDDANKLFDRLFIDDEERTGNRGTGLGLAISKRIVHLHEGDIRAEYNDNWISFIVELPIQK, encoded by the coding sequence ATGAAAAATATAAAAATTAATGATAAGCTGGTCATAAAATTTTATGTCGTTATAGCGATTAGCTTCCTTTTAGCATTAGGTATGATGATGCTCATAAGTTATTTTACTTTACCTTTATACCTGGATCACCCAACCGAAATCAATTTGAAAAAATATAATTTGATGTTGATTTCTTTAGGTATCCTAACGTTCATCGCAAGCTCATTATTTCTGGTGCGAAAAAAACTGATTTATTTAAAGCATATCACTGAAAATATTGAACAAATCGCCAATGGAGATCTCGGCTTGACGATTGCGGTTCAAGGAGGGGATGAAATAGCACAACTTGCCATGAATATCAATTCCATGTCAGAAGAGTTGAAAAGTAAATTTGAAAATGAAAGACGTTTAGAAAGTTCAAAGAATGAGCTGATAACAAATGTGTCTCATGATTTGCGTACACCGTTAACTTCCATCATTGGGTATTTGGAATTGTTAAGAAAAGGTCAATATGCAAACAAAGAACAATTTCAGGGTTATGTTGATACCATTTATGGAAAATCACAAAGGCTCAAAAACTTAATAAATGAACTTTTTGAATATACCCGTTTATCGAGTCCCGATGTTAGGCTGAACCTTAGGATTGTCGATTTGGCGTGGTTAATAAGGCAAATGTTCGGAGAGTATATTCCGCTGCTGGAAGAAAAGCAATTGACTATCGAGGAATCTATAACGGAAGAAGACATACCTGTTTTAATAGATGTTGAAAAAATGGTTCGTGTTTATGAAAATCTCATTATGAATGCCATTAAATACAGCTTGAAACCATCTCCTTTTCGAATAGTTTTGATTTCAGATGATTCAAAAGCGGTTTTGATCGTATCAAACCAAATCGCCGCTCCCCCTGTAGACGATGCAAATAAATTGTTTGATCGCTTATTCATTGATGATGAGGAAAGGACTGGGAATAGGGGAACAGGTCTTGGGCTCGCCATTTCAAAAAGGATCGTCCATCTTCATGAGGGGGATATTCGTGCGGAGTATAATGACAATTGGATTAGTTTTATCGTGGAACTCCCTATACAAAAATGA
- a CDS encoding response regulator transcription factor: MESEILIVDDDKEIRNLISVFLENEGFQTKQAEDGFEALELLDAINFDLIILDIMMPKMDGMEVCMKIRQERSMPILMLSAKSEDMDKIQGLAMGADDYLTKPFNALELIARVKSQLRRYKKYNPDANQGKHIIVIGDLTINTDTRQTMVGDKEVRLTPKEFDILELLARNKGIVLSVSKIYEAVWKEGFFKSDNNVMVHITKIRDKIEEDSKHPIYIKTVWGVGYKI; encoded by the coding sequence ATGGAGTCCGAAATTTTAATTGTTGATGATGATAAAGAAATCAGAAATCTCATATCCGTTTTTTTGGAAAATGAAGGTTTTCAAACAAAGCAGGCGGAGGATGGTTTTGAAGCTTTGGAATTATTGGATGCCATCAATTTTGATCTCATTATCTTAGATATAATGATGCCAAAAATGGATGGAATGGAAGTATGCATGAAAATCAGGCAAGAACGGAGTATGCCGATACTTATGCTTTCTGCAAAATCAGAAGATATGGATAAAATCCAGGGGCTTGCAATGGGTGCTGATGATTATCTCACCAAACCGTTTAACGCCTTGGAGTTAATAGCAAGAGTGAAGTCACAGCTTAGAAGATATAAAAAATACAACCCAGATGCCAATCAGGGCAAACATATCATTGTAATTGGCGATTTGACCATCAATACTGATACCCGGCAAACCATGGTCGGGGATAAGGAGGTAAGATTAACGCCAAAGGAATTCGATATACTTGAATTGCTAGCTCGCAACAAAGGGATTGTATTGAGTGTCAGTAAAATTTATGAAGCTGTCTGGAAGGAGGGCTTTTTTAAATCTGACAATAATGTAATGGTTCATATCACCAAAATTAGGGACAAGATTGAAGAAGATTCCAAACACCCCATTTATATTAAAACGGTTTGGGGAGTCGGTTATAAAATATGA
- a CDS encoding class I SAM-dependent methyltransferase, whose protein sequence is MKQSSFLFQFMKNPKTVGAVLPSSGFLGDKMIEGIDFNEAKYIVEYGPGTGIFTEKLVKKRNDRTVILLVENNKEFYLALKEKFKEESNLFIVYGSALNIEQYIKKFNIPYVDYVISGLPFASLPKKISSEILSNTTKILKKDGQFITFQYTKYKKAFIEKFFNKIDIKKEYRNLPPAYVFNCTIQGQHVEGFYGVRNFNC, encoded by the coding sequence ATGAAGCAGTCCTCTTTCTTATTTCAATTTATGAAAAATCCAAAAACGGTTGGCGCAGTCCTTCCAAGTTCCGGATTTCTTGGAGATAAAATGATAGAAGGAATTGATTTCAACGAAGCGAAATATATTGTTGAATATGGACCGGGAACAGGTATATTTACAGAAAAATTGGTGAAAAAAAGAAATGATCGAACAGTTATTTTATTAGTGGAAAATAATAAGGAATTTTATCTGGCATTAAAAGAAAAATTCAAAGAAGAAAGCAATTTATTCATTGTATATGGATCTGCTCTGAATATTGAACAGTACATAAAAAAGTTCAATATCCCTTATGTGGATTATGTGATTTCCGGGCTGCCTTTTGCAAGTTTACCCAAAAAAATTTCTAGTGAAATTCTATCGAATACCACCAAAATTTTAAAAAAGGATGGACAATTCATTACCTTCCAATACACTAAATATAAAAAGGCTTTCATTGAAAAGTTCTTTAACAAAATAGATATAAAAAAAGAATATCGTAATTTGCCGCCAGCATATGTTTTTAACTGTACGATCCAAGGCCAACATGTGGAGGGTTTTTATGGAGTCCGAAATTTTAATTGTTGA